One genomic region from Drosophila subpulchrella strain 33 F10 #4 breed RU33 chromosome 2R, RU_Dsub_v1.1 Primary Assembly, whole genome shotgun sequence encodes:
- the LOC119549024 gene encoding EH domain-binding protein 1 isoform X8, with protein sequence MASVWKRLQRNFKRAAKFQFTASYHDLHLETTAKWRPSNLSIVWTRRSRRVASAPLPWEPDMMNPLVGNISWPVPDNHTISVTLFKDPRTHELEDKDWTFVIEDVTPMGKKRVLANASINMRKYASVESTQQSFTLTLKPVSKKITAASLELTISCVFLREGKATDEDMQSVVSMMSVNNNDVAPLDDLEDIPDFDNCSEITDFTQQLKHLTISLNGCIDLDTPQSEGDGKGDAASKLDLSTATGATGGLSSADESLKTPNGLQPLVDSTPIKSPGEVRQPPKQTPAEPARSKTMETFDKMVTSTPLEPKASKDDAKPKKKRALFFTEKEDEQDLRVTSLKEESGNDSTKKETTKEENKSTKEASSVVVVVVPQSVKRPELQPLNLKKSYEPSPTPAPAPAPAPASVINESTGSQSGLSTSGPLNNSLKPVEKIVLKTNTPGQDLLEWCKEVTKDYHNVKVTNLTTSWRNGMAFCAIIHHFAPELIDMSQLSAHDVVGNCRIAFDAAESLGIPRVIEPREMNMLTVPDKLGVMTYLHQLRAHFTGKQLKIEQIGSTADESSYVIGDYMSDNLSQSRIVFSHPKTLLLHQNSIDEEIMGHNKSEQLSPTRKKDVKNQILNNSKNILDKVMSPTKDKNSINASQHANQSPPPPQEDSLDEGPPVGGKENISKSVIDPQAANRILTRHKLMSEKAKLMMEKLKLCNSSEAIDEERQARLREQARRLILETRVRSGGSVESPTSPTRPKLERTISPIHNGAEEFYLEQSKKLDAQEPSSPSHRLSGLKGLGVNGSPLQSFNAIVDRVSPKHEKRGDKLSYIESELEALEREQEAIDQKASSLEAKLRAVMGGNPKTEETEEQLLSQWFTLVNKKNALLRRQMQLNILEQEKDLERKHTMLNQELRAAQSVEDWRKTEVQREKERLLLEELMTIVDKRDQLVQHLHNQEKAIEDDQEIAKVLQHVDISDKDKDKCVLQ encoded by the exons ATGGCCAGCGTCTGGAAGCGATTGCAGCGCAATTTCAAGCGCGCCGCCAAATTCCAGTTCACTGCATCGTACCACGATCTGCATCTGGAAACGACCGCCAAGTG GCGACCGTCGAACCTCTCTATCGTTTGGACCAGGAGATCTAGGCGAGTGGCCAGTGCTCCGCTGCCATGGGAGCCGGACATGATGAATCCCCTGGTGGGCAATATATCCTGGCCAGTGCCCGACAATCACACCATATCGGTCACCCTGTTCAAGGATCCCAGGACGCACGAACTGGAGGACAAGGACTGGACGTTTGTCATCGAAGAT GTCACCCCGATGGGCAAGAAACGCGTCCTGGCCAATGCCAGCATCAATATGAGGAAGTATGCCAGCGTAGAATCCACTCAGCAGAGCTTTACATTGACCCTAAAGCCAGTCTCGAAGAAGATTACGGCAGCCAGTCTGGAACTCACGATTAGCTGTGTGTTCTTGAGGGAAGGAAAGGCCAC AGACGAGGACATGCAGAGCGTTGTCTCCATGATGTCCGTGAACAACAATGATGTGGCGCCGTTGGATGACTTGGAGGACATTCCCGATTTTGACAACTGTAGTGAAATCACTGACTTTACCCAGCAACTAAAGCATTTGACAATTAGCCTGAATGGCTGCATTGATTTGGACACCCCTCAAAGTG AAGGCGACGGCAAAGGCGATGCTGCGAGCAAGTTAGACTTGAGCACAGCAACCGGAGCAACCGGTGGTCTTAGTAGTGCCGACGAGTCCCTCAAAACTCCCAATGGACTGCAGCCCCTGGTGGACAGTACGCCCATTAAGTCACCCGGCGAGGTGAGGCAGCCGCCCAAGCAAACACCTGCGGAGCCAGCGAGGTCAAAGACCATGGAGACCTTCGACAAAATGGTGACATCAACGCCGCTGGAACCCAAAGCAAGCAAAGATGATGCCAAGCCAAAGAAGAAAAGGGCCTTGTTCTTCACCGAGAAGGAGGATGAGCAGGATTTGAGGGTGACGAGTCTCAAGGAGGAGAGTGGCAATGACAGCACCAAAAAGGAAACGACCAAAGAGGAGAACAAGTCCACTAAGGAGGCCTCAtctgtggtggtggtggtggtgccaCAGAGTGTCAAGCGACCCGAGTTGCAGCCCCTGAACCTAAAGAAGAGCTACGAACCCTCGCCGACTCCTGCGCCCGCACCCGCTCCCGCACCCGCATCTGTGATAAACGAATCCACAGGATCGCAGTCGGGTTTGAGTACCTCTGGCCCGCTGAACAACAGCCTAAAGCCCGTGGAGAAGATCGTGCTGAAGACGAACACACCCGGGCAGGATCTGCTGGAGTGGTGCAAAGAGGTTACCAAAGACTACCACAATGTTAAGGTCACCAACCTGACGACCAGCTGGCGGAACGGCATGGCCTTCTGCGCCATCATCCATCACTTTGCGCCTGAGCTCAT TGACATGTCCCAGCTGAGCGCCCATGATGTGGTGGGCAACTGTCGGATTGCCTTCGATGCGGCGGAATCCTTGGGAATACCCCGCGTAATCGAGCCGCGGGAAATGAACATGCTGACAGTGCCGGACAAGTTGGGCGTGATGACCTATTTGCATCAGTTGAGGGCGCATTTCACTGGAAAGCAGCTGAAAATCGAGCAAATTG GATCCACGGCAGATGAGTCGAGCTACGTGATTGGCGACTATATGTCGGACAATTTGTCGCAGAGTCGCATCGTCTTTTCGCACCCGAAGACTTTGCTGCTGCATCAGAACTCCATCGATGAGGAGATCATGGGACATAATAAGTCAGAGCAACTCTCGCCCACTAGGAAAAAGGATGTGAAGAATCAGATTCTGAACAACTCGAAGAACATACTGGACAAGGTGATGTCGCCCACCAAGGACAAGAACTCGATCAACGCATCGCAGCATGCCAATCAGTCGCCGCCTCCGCCGCAGGAGGACTCCCTGGACGAAGGTCCTCCCGTGGGTGGCAAGGAGAACATCTCCAAATCCGTCATTGATCCCCAGGCGGCCAAT CGAATCTTAACGCGCCACAAGCTGATGAGCGAAAAAGCCAAGCTGATGATGGAAAAGCTAAAGCTTTGCAATTCCAGCGAGGCGATCGAC GAGGAGCGACAGGCTCGTCTGCGGGAACAGGCTCGTCGCCTCATCCTGGAGACGCGTGTGCGGAGCGGCGGCTCCGTGGAGAGCCCCACCAGCCCCACGAGGCCCAAGCTGGAGCGGACCATCTCGCCCATCCACAACGGAGCCGAGGAGTTCTACCTGGAGCAGTCAAAGAAGCTGGATGCGCAAGAACCGAGCAGTCCTAGTCATAGGTTAAGTGGTCTAAAGGGCCTGGGAGTGAATGGCAGTCCGCTGCAGTCCTTCAACGCAATTGTGGATCGCGTTTCACCGAAGCACGAGAAGAGG GGTGACAAGCTGTCCTACATCGAGTCGGAGCTGGAGGCCCTGGAGCGGGAGCAGGAGGCCATTGACCAGAAGGCCAGCAGTCTGGAGGCCAAGCTGCGCGCCGTGATGGGCGGCAATCCAA AGACCGAGGAAACGGAGGAGCAACTGCTATCGCAATGGTTTACGCTGGTCAACAAAAAGAACGCACTTCTCCGGCGACAAATGCAGCTGAACATACT CGAACAAGAAAAAGATTTGGAGCGAAAGCATACAATGCTGAACCAGGAGCTGCGGGCGGCGCAATCTGTGGAGGATTGGCGCAAGACGGAAGTGCAGCGGGAGAAGGAGCGGCTGCTGCTCGAGGAGCTGATGACGATTGTCGACAAGCGTGACCAGTTGGTGCAGCATCTGCACAACCAGGAGAAAGC GATCGAAGACGACCAGGAGATCGCGAAGGTACTGCAGCACGTGGATATCAGCGACAAAGACAAAGACAAATGTGTTCTTCAATAG
- the LOC119549024 gene encoding EH domain-binding protein 1-like protein 1 isoform X6 produces MASVWKRLQRNFKRAAKFQFTASYHDLHLETTAKWRPSNLSIVWTRRSRRVASAPLPWEPDMMNPLVGNISWPVPDNHTISVTLFKDPRTHELEDKDWTFVIEDVTPMGKKRVLANASINMRKYASVESTQQSFTLTLKPVSKKITAASLELTISCVFLREGKATDEDMQSVVSMMSVNNNDVAPLDDLEDIPDFDNCSEITDFTQQLKHLTISLNGCIDLDTPQSEGDGKGDAASKLDLSTATGATGGLSSADESLKTPNGLQPLVDSTPIKSPGEVRQPPKQTPAEPARSKTMETFDKMVTSTPLEPKASKDDAKPKKKRALFFTEKEDEQDLRVTSLKEESGNDSTKKETTKEENKSTKEASSVVVVVVPQSVKRPELQPLNLKKSYEPSPTPAPAPAPAPASVINESTGSQSGLSTSGPLNNSLKPVEKIVLKTNTPGQDLLEWCKEVTKDYHNVKVTNLTTSWRNGMAFCAIIHHFAPELIDMSQLSAHDVVGNCRIAFDAAESLGIPRVIEPREMNMLTVPDKLGVMTYLHQLRAHFTGKQLKIEQIGSTADESSYVIGDYMSDNLSQSRIVFSHPKTLLLHQNSIDEEIMGHNKSEQLSPTRKKDVKNQILNNSKNILDKVMSPTKDKNSINASQHANQSPPPPQEDSLDEGPPVGGKENISKSVIDPQAANRILTRHKLMSEKAKLMMEKLKLCNSSEAIDEERQARLREQARRLILETRVRSGGSVESPTSPTRPKLERTISPIHNGAEEFYLEQSKKLDAQEPSSPSHRLSGLKGLGVNGSPLQSFNAIVDRVSPKHEKRGDKLSYIESELEALEREQEAIDQKASSLEAKLRAVMGGNPSNNRRGSARNGNPILRLIRNSIGGGDVIRIKLLDSDDESLFGGGGAGSGGGGGSEDDDRDTSSDSVSNSGYELHTRQRPRPRSHSCFVPNVPKSVHPSTMTSPAHLRPHHVHHVVPYTHMLDSSPSALSSQQSSCDNLPACSEDDEILALAANGRAASLRRQQDRHRRRRQRRERRERRSHLCHIPSHCGKVRPIPSCLFH; encoded by the exons ATGGCCAGCGTCTGGAAGCGATTGCAGCGCAATTTCAAGCGCGCCGCCAAATTCCAGTTCACTGCATCGTACCACGATCTGCATCTGGAAACGACCGCCAAGTG GCGACCGTCGAACCTCTCTATCGTTTGGACCAGGAGATCTAGGCGAGTGGCCAGTGCTCCGCTGCCATGGGAGCCGGACATGATGAATCCCCTGGTGGGCAATATATCCTGGCCAGTGCCCGACAATCACACCATATCGGTCACCCTGTTCAAGGATCCCAGGACGCACGAACTGGAGGACAAGGACTGGACGTTTGTCATCGAAGAT GTCACCCCGATGGGCAAGAAACGCGTCCTGGCCAATGCCAGCATCAATATGAGGAAGTATGCCAGCGTAGAATCCACTCAGCAGAGCTTTACATTGACCCTAAAGCCAGTCTCGAAGAAGATTACGGCAGCCAGTCTGGAACTCACGATTAGCTGTGTGTTCTTGAGGGAAGGAAAGGCCAC AGACGAGGACATGCAGAGCGTTGTCTCCATGATGTCCGTGAACAACAATGATGTGGCGCCGTTGGATGACTTGGAGGACATTCCCGATTTTGACAACTGTAGTGAAATCACTGACTTTACCCAGCAACTAAAGCATTTGACAATTAGCCTGAATGGCTGCATTGATTTGGACACCCCTCAAAGTG AAGGCGACGGCAAAGGCGATGCTGCGAGCAAGTTAGACTTGAGCACAGCAACCGGAGCAACCGGTGGTCTTAGTAGTGCCGACGAGTCCCTCAAAACTCCCAATGGACTGCAGCCCCTGGTGGACAGTACGCCCATTAAGTCACCCGGCGAGGTGAGGCAGCCGCCCAAGCAAACACCTGCGGAGCCAGCGAGGTCAAAGACCATGGAGACCTTCGACAAAATGGTGACATCAACGCCGCTGGAACCCAAAGCAAGCAAAGATGATGCCAAGCCAAAGAAGAAAAGGGCCTTGTTCTTCACCGAGAAGGAGGATGAGCAGGATTTGAGGGTGACGAGTCTCAAGGAGGAGAGTGGCAATGACAGCACCAAAAAGGAAACGACCAAAGAGGAGAACAAGTCCACTAAGGAGGCCTCAtctgtggtggtggtggtggtgccaCAGAGTGTCAAGCGACCCGAGTTGCAGCCCCTGAACCTAAAGAAGAGCTACGAACCCTCGCCGACTCCTGCGCCCGCACCCGCTCCCGCACCCGCATCTGTGATAAACGAATCCACAGGATCGCAGTCGGGTTTGAGTACCTCTGGCCCGCTGAACAACAGCCTAAAGCCCGTGGAGAAGATCGTGCTGAAGACGAACACACCCGGGCAGGATCTGCTGGAGTGGTGCAAAGAGGTTACCAAAGACTACCACAATGTTAAGGTCACCAACCTGACGACCAGCTGGCGGAACGGCATGGCCTTCTGCGCCATCATCCATCACTTTGCGCCTGAGCTCAT TGACATGTCCCAGCTGAGCGCCCATGATGTGGTGGGCAACTGTCGGATTGCCTTCGATGCGGCGGAATCCTTGGGAATACCCCGCGTAATCGAGCCGCGGGAAATGAACATGCTGACAGTGCCGGACAAGTTGGGCGTGATGACCTATTTGCATCAGTTGAGGGCGCATTTCACTGGAAAGCAGCTGAAAATCGAGCAAATTG GATCCACGGCAGATGAGTCGAGCTACGTGATTGGCGACTATATGTCGGACAATTTGTCGCAGAGTCGCATCGTCTTTTCGCACCCGAAGACTTTGCTGCTGCATCAGAACTCCATCGATGAGGAGATCATGGGACATAATAAGTCAGAGCAACTCTCGCCCACTAGGAAAAAGGATGTGAAGAATCAGATTCTGAACAACTCGAAGAACATACTGGACAAGGTGATGTCGCCCACCAAGGACAAGAACTCGATCAACGCATCGCAGCATGCCAATCAGTCGCCGCCTCCGCCGCAGGAGGACTCCCTGGACGAAGGTCCTCCCGTGGGTGGCAAGGAGAACATCTCCAAATCCGTCATTGATCCCCAGGCGGCCAAT CGAATCTTAACGCGCCACAAGCTGATGAGCGAAAAAGCCAAGCTGATGATGGAAAAGCTAAAGCTTTGCAATTCCAGCGAGGCGATCGAC GAGGAGCGACAGGCTCGTCTGCGGGAACAGGCTCGTCGCCTCATCCTGGAGACGCGTGTGCGGAGCGGCGGCTCCGTGGAGAGCCCCACCAGCCCCACGAGGCCCAAGCTGGAGCGGACCATCTCGCCCATCCACAACGGAGCCGAGGAGTTCTACCTGGAGCAGTCAAAGAAGCTGGATGCGCAAGAACCGAGCAGTCCTAGTCATAGGTTAAGTGGTCTAAAGGGCCTGGGAGTGAATGGCAGTCCGCTGCAGTCCTTCAACGCAATTGTGGATCGCGTTTCACCGAAGCACGAGAAGAGG GGTGACAAGCTGTCCTACATCGAGTCGGAGCTGGAGGCCCTGGAGCGGGAGCAGGAGGCCATTGACCAGAAGGCCAGCAGTCTGGAGGCCAAGCTGCGCGCCGTGATGGGCGGCAATCCAAGTAATAATCGCCGGGGTAGCGCCCGAAACGGCAACCCCATCCTTAGGCTAATCCGAAATAGTATTGGTGGTGGTGATGTGATACGCATCAAGCTGCTCGACTCGGATGACGAGAGTCTGTTTGGTGGAGGAGGTGCCGGCAGTGGTGGCGGTGGTGGTAGCGAGGACGACGACCGGGACACGTCCAGCGACAGTGTCAGCAACTCCGGCTACGAGTTGCATACGCGCCAGCGCCCCCGGCCGCGCTCCCATTCGTGCTTTGTGCCCAATGTGCCCAAGAGTGTGCATCCATCGACCATGACCTCGCCCGCCCATCTGCGTCCGCATCATGTGCATCATGTTGTGCCCTACACCCACATGCTAGACAGCTCCCCGTCGGCGCTCTCCTCGCAGCAGTCCTCCTGCGACAATCTGCCCGCGTGCAGCGAGGATGACGAGATCCTGGCGCTGGCGGCCAACGGCCGGGCGGCTTCCTTGCGGCGGCAGCAGGATCGCCACAGGCGACGCCGTCAGCGGCGGGAGCGGCGGGAGCGGCGCTCCCATTTGTGTCACATCCCCAGTCATTGTGGTAAAGTGCGGCCCATCCCCTCATGCCTGTTCCATTGA
- the LOC119549024 gene encoding EH domain-binding protein 1 isoform X5, translating into MASVWKRLQRNFKRAAKFQFTASYHDLHLETTAKWRPSNLSIVWTRRSRRVASAPLPWEPDMMNPLVGNISWPVPDNHTISVTLFKDPRTHELEDKDWTFVIEDVTPMGKKRVLANASINMRKYASVESTQQSFTLTLKPVSKKITAASLELTISCVFLREGKATDEDMQSVVSMMSVNNNDVAPLDDLEDIPDFDNCSEITDFTQQLKHLTISLNGCIDLDTPQSVPSLSEDPTPLAESINQLHFELEGDGKGDAASKLDLSTATGATGGLSSADESLKTPNGLQPLVDSTPIKSPGEVRQPPKQTPAEPARSKTMETFDKMVTSTPLEPKASKDDAKPKKKRALFFTEKEDEQDLRVTSLKEESGNDSTKKETTKEENKSTKEASSVVVVVVPQSVKRPELQPLNLKKSYEPSPTPAPAPAPAPASVINESTGSQSGLSTSGPLNNSLKPVEKIVLKTNTPGQDLLEWCKEVTKDYHNVKVTNLTTSWRNGMAFCAIIHHFAPELIDMSQLSAHDVVGNCRIAFDAAESLGIPRVIEPREMNMLTVPDKLGVMTYLHQLRAHFTGKQLKIEQIGSTADESSYVIGDYMSDNLSQSRIVFSHPKTLLLHQNSIDEEIMGHNKSEQLSPTRKKDVKNQILNNSKNILDKVMSPTKDKNSINASQHANQSPPPPQEDSLDEGPPVGGKENISKSVIDPQAANRILTRHKLMSEKAKLMMEKLKLCNSSEAIDEERQARLREQARRLILETRVRSGGSVESPTSPTRPKLERTISPIHNGAEEFYLEQSKKLDAQEPSSPSHRLSGLKGLGVNGSPLQSFNAIVDRVSPKHEKRGDKLSYIESELEALEREQEAIDQKASSLEAKLRAVMGGNPSNNRRGSARNGNPILRLIRNSIGGGDVIRIKLLDSDDESLFGGGGAGSGGGGGSEDDDRDTSSDSVSNSGYELHTRQRPRPRSHSCFVPNVPKSVHPSTMTSPAHLRPHHVHHVVPYTHMLDSSPSALSSQQSSCDNLPACSEDDEILALAANGRAASLRRQQDRHRRRRQRRERRERRSHLCHIPSHCGKVRPIPSCLFH; encoded by the exons ATGGCCAGCGTCTGGAAGCGATTGCAGCGCAATTTCAAGCGCGCCGCCAAATTCCAGTTCACTGCATCGTACCACGATCTGCATCTGGAAACGACCGCCAAGTG GCGACCGTCGAACCTCTCTATCGTTTGGACCAGGAGATCTAGGCGAGTGGCCAGTGCTCCGCTGCCATGGGAGCCGGACATGATGAATCCCCTGGTGGGCAATATATCCTGGCCAGTGCCCGACAATCACACCATATCGGTCACCCTGTTCAAGGATCCCAGGACGCACGAACTGGAGGACAAGGACTGGACGTTTGTCATCGAAGAT GTCACCCCGATGGGCAAGAAACGCGTCCTGGCCAATGCCAGCATCAATATGAGGAAGTATGCCAGCGTAGAATCCACTCAGCAGAGCTTTACATTGACCCTAAAGCCAGTCTCGAAGAAGATTACGGCAGCCAGTCTGGAACTCACGATTAGCTGTGTGTTCTTGAGGGAAGGAAAGGCCAC AGACGAGGACATGCAGAGCGTTGTCTCCATGATGTCCGTGAACAACAATGATGTGGCGCCGTTGGATGACTTGGAGGACATTCCCGATTTTGACAACTGTAGTGAAATCACTGACTTTACCCAGCAACTAAAGCATTTGACAATTAGCCTGAATGGCTGCATTGATTTGGACACCCCTCAAAGTG TACCTTCGTTATCTGAAGATCCCACACCGTTGGCCGAGTCCATTAATCAATTGCATTTTGAACTAGAAGGCGACGGCAAAGGCGATGCTGCGAGCAAGTTAGACTTGAGCACAGCAACCGGAGCAACCGGTGGTCTTAGTAGTGCCGACGAGTCCCTCAAAACTCCCAATGGACTGCAGCCCCTGGTGGACAGTACGCCCATTAAGTCACCCGGCGAGGTGAGGCAGCCGCCCAAGCAAACACCTGCGGAGCCAGCGAGGTCAAAGACCATGGAGACCTTCGACAAAATGGTGACATCAACGCCGCTGGAACCCAAAGCAAGCAAAGATGATGCCAAGCCAAAGAAGAAAAGGGCCTTGTTCTTCACCGAGAAGGAGGATGAGCAGGATTTGAGGGTGACGAGTCTCAAGGAGGAGAGTGGCAATGACAGCACCAAAAAGGAAACGACCAAAGAGGAGAACAAGTCCACTAAGGAGGCCTCAtctgtggtggtggtggtggtgccaCAGAGTGTCAAGCGACCCGAGTTGCAGCCCCTGAACCTAAAGAAGAGCTACGAACCCTCGCCGACTCCTGCGCCCGCACCCGCTCCCGCACCCGCATCTGTGATAAACGAATCCACAGGATCGCAGTCGGGTTTGAGTACCTCTGGCCCGCTGAACAACAGCCTAAAGCCCGTGGAGAAGATCGTGCTGAAGACGAACACACCCGGGCAGGATCTGCTGGAGTGGTGCAAAGAGGTTACCAAAGACTACCACAATGTTAAGGTCACCAACCTGACGACCAGCTGGCGGAACGGCATGGCCTTCTGCGCCATCATCCATCACTTTGCGCCTGAGCTCAT TGACATGTCCCAGCTGAGCGCCCATGATGTGGTGGGCAACTGTCGGATTGCCTTCGATGCGGCGGAATCCTTGGGAATACCCCGCGTAATCGAGCCGCGGGAAATGAACATGCTGACAGTGCCGGACAAGTTGGGCGTGATGACCTATTTGCATCAGTTGAGGGCGCATTTCACTGGAAAGCAGCTGAAAATCGAGCAAATTG GATCCACGGCAGATGAGTCGAGCTACGTGATTGGCGACTATATGTCGGACAATTTGTCGCAGAGTCGCATCGTCTTTTCGCACCCGAAGACTTTGCTGCTGCATCAGAACTCCATCGATGAGGAGATCATGGGACATAATAAGTCAGAGCAACTCTCGCCCACTAGGAAAAAGGATGTGAAGAATCAGATTCTGAACAACTCGAAGAACATACTGGACAAGGTGATGTCGCCCACCAAGGACAAGAACTCGATCAACGCATCGCAGCATGCCAATCAGTCGCCGCCTCCGCCGCAGGAGGACTCCCTGGACGAAGGTCCTCCCGTGGGTGGCAAGGAGAACATCTCCAAATCCGTCATTGATCCCCAGGCGGCCAAT CGAATCTTAACGCGCCACAAGCTGATGAGCGAAAAAGCCAAGCTGATGATGGAAAAGCTAAAGCTTTGCAATTCCAGCGAGGCGATCGAC GAGGAGCGACAGGCTCGTCTGCGGGAACAGGCTCGTCGCCTCATCCTGGAGACGCGTGTGCGGAGCGGCGGCTCCGTGGAGAGCCCCACCAGCCCCACGAGGCCCAAGCTGGAGCGGACCATCTCGCCCATCCACAACGGAGCCGAGGAGTTCTACCTGGAGCAGTCAAAGAAGCTGGATGCGCAAGAACCGAGCAGTCCTAGTCATAGGTTAAGTGGTCTAAAGGGCCTGGGAGTGAATGGCAGTCCGCTGCAGTCCTTCAACGCAATTGTGGATCGCGTTTCACCGAAGCACGAGAAGAGG GGTGACAAGCTGTCCTACATCGAGTCGGAGCTGGAGGCCCTGGAGCGGGAGCAGGAGGCCATTGACCAGAAGGCCAGCAGTCTGGAGGCCAAGCTGCGCGCCGTGATGGGCGGCAATCCAAGTAATAATCGCCGGGGTAGCGCCCGAAACGGCAACCCCATCCTTAGGCTAATCCGAAATAGTATTGGTGGTGGTGATGTGATACGCATCAAGCTGCTCGACTCGGATGACGAGAGTCTGTTTGGTGGAGGAGGTGCCGGCAGTGGTGGCGGTGGTGGTAGCGAGGACGACGACCGGGACACGTCCAGCGACAGTGTCAGCAACTCCGGCTACGAGTTGCATACGCGCCAGCGCCCCCGGCCGCGCTCCCATTCGTGCTTTGTGCCCAATGTGCCCAAGAGTGTGCATCCATCGACCATGACCTCGCCCGCCCATCTGCGTCCGCATCATGTGCATCATGTTGTGCCCTACACCCACATGCTAGACAGCTCCCCGTCGGCGCTCTCCTCGCAGCAGTCCTCCTGCGACAATCTGCCCGCGTGCAGCGAGGATGACGAGATCCTGGCGCTGGCGGCCAACGGCCGGGCGGCTTCCTTGCGGCGGCAGCAGGATCGCCACAGGCGACGCCGTCAGCGGCGGGAGCGGCGGGAGCGGCGCTCCCATTTGTGTCACATCCCCAGTCATTGTGGTAAAGTGCGGCCCATCCCCTCATGCCTGTTCCATTGA